The Verrucomicrobium spinosum DSM 4136 = JCM 18804 DNA segment CCCGGGAGATGGGCATCCCGGCGGTCATGGCTGTGCGTGATTGCCTCTCGCGGCTGACCAACGGGCAGCGGGTGCGTGTGGATGGCTCCCGGGGGCGTGTCAGACTGGTGCAGGAAACTTGATCACCAGGCACCCAAGTCTTGCAAACCCCGGAGGGGCGGGGCAGTATCCCTTCTGGCATGAACTGGTATTACTCAGTCGAGGGTCACGCGCTGGGGCCCGTAAGCGAGGAGGCGCTGGAGAAGCTCGCCCTCGAAGGCGCGCTGGTGAGAGACACCCTGGTCTGGCGGCCGGAACTTGAGGAATGGGCTCCGCTTCAGAAGCTGCATCCCGACCTGCTCGAACGTGTGCGCGAGGCCCAAGAAAAGCCCGCGTCTGTGACAAAGGCCACTGCCCCGGTCCCTCTGGACGTGCCCTCCTCCGATGCGGCCGCAAACGGCGGCTCTCCAGGAGAATCCCACAGGGAGAAGCCGGGGCTCTTTGGGCGACTATTCGGACGTGAAAGGAATTGAGGAGCCACGCAGGTTTTTTGCTTTTCTCCACGGCTTCTCTCAGCGAGGGTGCTTCCGCTCTCCACGCTTCTCCCAACCCAAGACAGATCCCGCCGACACATGAACTGGTTTTACTCTGACAACGGACAACAAAAGGGCCCGATCTCTGACATGGAACTGACCACGCTGGTGCGTGGTGGGACCCTCCCAACCTCAGCTCTGGTCTGGAGGGAAGGCCTGCCGGACTGGCAGCCGCTCTCCCAAGTGCGGCCAGACCTCACCCAGGTGAGCCCCGCCACCCCCACCATCGGTGGCGTGCCGGTGTATGACAAAGGGCTCCTCCTTCAGCAGATGCGGGAAGGCGTGGTCACCGAGGCCACCCATCCCGGGGCGATGGAGTACGTTGGCTTTTGGTGGCGTTTCCTGGCCCGGTTCATTGACTACATCGTAGTCTCTGTGGGCAGCTGCCTGCTGTTCTTGCCCATCGCCTTTGGCTTGGGGATGGCAAGTGCCTCTGGCGGTGACACTGCCGGGGCAGCGGGGATTCAGATTATCGGCCAGCTCGTCATGAATTTCCTGCAACTGGTCATCTGGGCGGGCTATTACACCTGGATGACGGGCAAATACAGTGCCACGCTCGGCAAGCTGGCTCTGGGCTTCAAGGTGGTCAATGCCGACGGCACCAAGCCGTCCTACCTTCGGTCGCTCGGACGTTTTGCGGCGGACTATCTGCTTAGTGGCTTGATCTTGGGCATTGTCGTTTTCGTCTTGCTCATGCTGGTCATGGCTTTGGGCTTTGGCGGTTTCAGATCTCTCATGGAAAGCAATGAAGAAGCATTCGCCGGTGGGATTGCCTTTGGCGTGATCGCTTCCCTCTTCGTTGGCTTCCTGTTGGGTTCCTTCCCGTGGTGGATGGCGGCGTTCGATCCAGAAAAGCGGGCGTTGCATGACCGGATCTGCGCGACCCGCGTGGTGCGCAAGTAGTGCCAGCCGCACGTCCGGCCCCCCCAAAGAAAAAACCCCGGCAGTGATCATGGCCACTCTTCGCTGTACCAGTTGCGGCTACGCCATCCCCCAAGAAGCTTTCAAGGGGCGCGAAAGCGCCCCCTGTCCGCTCTGTGGGCGGGTGTCGCAGGCATGGGTGCTCCCGGCTTTGGCTGCGGGTGCGGGAGTTAACCCCGCCGCCTCCCGGCCACCCTCGTTGCCGGATGATCCTCCTGGTCCGGGGGACAATGTTTGTTTCTACAATCCCGAGCGCCGGGCTACCACGTCCTGCAGCCACTGCGGCGTGTTTATTTCCGATGCCTGGGCGGCTCAGTGGGGAGGGGAGACGGTCTGCTTCAAGTGTCTGGACAATCTCCGGCTCAAGCGGCAGGATTCCCGTTTCCAGTCACGGCGCGTGCTTTGGGACAACATCGCCCTCTTGACGACCCTGGCCCCCTTCCTCCTCTGCATCCCGTTGTTGCTGCTGGGACCGGTCGGGGTGGCGTTCATCGCCGTGTGTGTCATGATCAGTCTCATCACTGCCCCCACGGGATTGGGCCTGGCCATCTTTGCCTGGGGCAAGCCGCGCAGCCTGGTACCCCGTGGGCGGGGGCGGGTGGTGTGGGCCGGGCTGTTGAGCCTTCTTCAGTGTGCGACTTGGGTGGTGCTCTTCATCGCGGTTGTGTCCAAGAACTTTAATTGAGGTGGCAGATGAAGCAGTCCTTTGACGATTACAAGCATCTGGCCGGCGGCACCGGGGGCAAGGGCAGCCTTTGGCAGGGGCCTGACCACCTGCTCGTGGTGGAGGGGCGTGGATTCCTTCTCCCGTTTAGTGAGGTGTACCGCCGGGTGGACTACGACAAGATTCAAGCCCTGACTCTGGTCACCACGAAGTCTTACATCTGGGCTTCCATCGGCATGGGGCTCGCGGCGTTCTTCTTTCTTGGGCTGGCGTTTTTGAGTCGTGATGAGGAGCCATTTCTCCCGATCTCCCTGGTCATCCCAGGGGTGATGCTCACGGTCCTGTTGTTGATCAATGTGTTTCGCGGGCGTACCTGCCGCTGTTCGCTCCAGACGGCCGTGCAGGTCCTGCGGTTGAAACCTCTCGTCCGTGTGAACAAGGCGGAGCCAGTCATGCGTCTGCTGGAGGATCTCTGCCGCAGGCAGCAGAGCCATCTGGTCCCGGCCTCCCTTTCCCCAGCTCAACCAGATGCGGTGTCTGGGGCAGCTTCGCCGCTGCCACCTCCCTTGCTGCCAGGCGCCTCCATTCCGGGCGGCAAACCCCCGTGGCAAGGTAGCAACTGGACCTTCTTCACCGGGCTCCTCATGCTCTTGTGGGGGCCTGCGCTGGCAGCAGAGCTTTTTGTTCCCGGGCTGGCGCTCACCCTCTCCAGCGTCGTGCTGGGCACCCTGATCACAGTCTTGGGCATCATCGGCCTCGTTCACGCGTCCCGTTACCGGACCCCAGGCACCTTGCTGACCTGTCTCTGGGTGAATCTCGTGGTGGATCTGCTGGCCGGTCTGGGCATGTATATTCTGGCAATCGCGGCGGTCATGCACCAGGGGATGAACCATCCCGAAGACATGTTTGGCAAGAAAACGGTTGGAAACGAGCGCATCCTCTCCTTCCTGGCCGACTACTCCATGGAGCAGTGCGAGCCTTGGGGCTGGGGCTTGGTGGTGTTGGGGGGCTTGATCCTCATTCTGGGCTTGAGTATTGTTGTGTACGGAGGGCGGGGCCGTCGGCTCGCCCCGAAAGCTGTCCCCGCCACTCCTCCGATACCGCCCCCCTTGGATCCCGCTGCCTAAGAGTCCGGCTTCGTTCCTAAATCCCTCTCTCCCGTGTCCAACGCCATCTGTCTCAATCACCCCCTCCGGGAAGCAGCGGCCCGTTGCACTTCCTGTGGGAACACCTTCTGTCGTGAATGCATCACGGATCTGGACGGGCGCATGGTGTGCGTGGCCTGTCACCGGGAGAAGACCAGCGTCAAGGACAAGCCCAAGCGGGATTGGTTCCTGGTGACCGCTGGCCTGCAGGCGGTGCTGGGGGTGGCGATCCTGTGGTTCACCACCTGGGCCGTGGGGCGCATCCTGCTGAACATCCCCGCCGAGGTGCATGAGGGCACCATCTGGATGAAATTCTCCGGCATGTAGCCGGATCGCCACAGACCTTTCCCTCCCGAGTTCCCCCCCCCATGGCCCACCGCCAGCCATCCACCCTGCCGACCCTCATCACCTTGTTGGAGGAGGCCACCCACCTGCTGCGACGCTCCCCGGCGTCGGCGTGGCTGACCTACTACGCCTCGACCATCCCGTTCGCACTCTACCTGTTTTATTTCCTCAATGACATGTCCCGCTCAGCCAGTGCGGGAGCCCATGTCATGGAGTCGTCCCTGGTGCTTGCCCTCCTCTACGGGGGCATGAAGGTGGGCCAGGCACTGTATTGCGACCAGTTGGAGGCCGTCGTGCAAGGCCGGACTCAACCGGGGTCACTGCCCTTCCGCGGATGGTGCCGACTGGTGGCCTCGCAGATGCTCATTCACGCCACGGCTCCCTGGGTGCTGGTGATTGCGCTTCTGGCCATGCTGCCCTTCCCGTGGACTTACGCGTTTTACCACAACGTGACCATTCTGTCGGTGGACCATTTCCGCAAGGGGGGTACCACGCGGGAACTGGTTCGCATTGCCGCCCGGCAGTCTCATTTGGAATGGCTGCAGAACGCCACCACGATCGGCATCATCAAGCTGGTGGCCTTCCTGATGTATCTCAATGTTTTCATCGGGTTCGGCATGGGCGCCATGCTGCTGAAGTCCTTCACCGGCATTGAGAACCCTTTTAGCATGAACTGGATGCTCCTCTTCAGCACCGGCATTCAGGGTTTGCTGGTCATGATCTGCTATCTGGGGATCAACCCCCTGGTGAAGAGTATCTACATTCTGAGGTGCTTCTACGGCGAATCCCGCACCACAGGGGCGGACCTCGCGGTCATTCTGCGACGCATCACCTCCCTGCGGGCGGCTACGGTGGGGGTGACCCTGTTGCTGGCGCTAGGGTCCTTTGCCGCGGTGACTCCGGCCGCCGCTCAGTCCACAGCCGCGGCCCCGGCCCCGTCCACAGAGCCTGGGCGTGGGGGCGAGCTGTCGCAGAACATCGAGAGCGTGCTACAGGGCTCAGAATACCAGTGGCGCATGCCGCGGGACGGGGGGCCGAAAGTGGAGGAGGAGAGCTCCTGGCTTGCGAGCGGATTTAAAGAACTGGGGGCCTGGATCAACAGCATGCTGGAGCACATTGGCAATGCCATCGGGGATCTCATCGACTGGCTGTTTGGCGGGAAGGAGATGCCCGACATGCCCACGGATGCCCCTGGGGGCTCGGCCTGGATGGCCATGATGCCCAAGTTCCTGATCGTGCTGGCAGTCGTGCTGGTCCTCGGCGTGCTCTGGCTGTTCTACCGCAACTGGCGGCAGTCGCGTCTCACCCAGGTGGTGGAGGCTGAAGCTGCCCCGGCGGAAATCGATCTGGAAAGCGAGCACGTGGTGGCGACGCAGTTGCCCGAGAATGAGTGGTTGCGCCTGGCCCGCGAGAAAATGGAGGCCGGGGAGCTGAGGCTGGCCTTGCGCGCCCTCTTCCTCGCCACGCTGGCGCATCTCGGCGAGAAACGCATGCTCCAGATCAGCGGCACCAAGTCCAACGGAGACTATGTGCGGGAGATCAACCGCAAGGCCCGGGGGCACGAGGATGTGCAGGCCAGCTTTCTGCGTCAGGTTCGCACCTTTGACCGGGTCTGGTACGGCTGGCACGAGGTCACACAGGAACTCATGACCAGCTTCCAGGAGGAACACGAGCGCATCACCCGCCATGCAGCGTAACAACGCAGTCCCTGTCGTCATCCTGGTTCTGCTGGGGTGTTTTGCCGTCTGGTGTCTCTCCAGCATCATTGGGCGTCGTTTCTCGGCGGGGGATGCGTATCCGCCCTATTCCTCGCTGCGCAGTGATCCCCTGGGATCGCGAGTGCTGTTTGAGTCCCTCGACCGTCTGGATGGCACACAGGCGCTCCGCAACTACCGCAGCCTCGACAAGCTGGAAGGTGGCCCCGGTCAGACCCTCCTGCTGCTGCGTCTGACCCCCGAGGTGTTTGCTTCGCGGGAATTCAACGGCAAGGACGTGCAGGCCTTTGCCGCCCGTGGTGGCCGGGTGGTGATCACATTGGACGGCCAGGTGGGCAACTGGAAGGAGATGGAGAACCGCGTGGACAAGCGGCGGGACGAGAATGCCGAGCGACGCGAGCGTGAACAGCGGGAAGAGCGCCGGAAGGAACGGGAGAAGAAGCGGGAACGCGAACAGGCTGCGAAAAAGGATGCTCCCGCTCAACCAGCAGACAAGAACGGTGAGGACCAGCGCAAGCATGAGGAGTTGCAGGAGAGAATGGCCTGGCTGCTGAAGTCGAGATCCTTGAAGGCGGTGCTCGGTTTGACGGTGGAACGACAGAACTTTGTCATGACGGCGAAGGGGGCGATTGAACTGGAGAAGTCCCCCCAACTGCCCCTGAAGGACGGCGAACTGCCGGCGTGGTACAGCCGGACGTCCCTCAAGTTCGAGGAAATCCCCGAGAAAAAGCCCGCGGTGGATGACAAGGCGGAGGATAAGGTGGAAGACAAGGCGGAAGCTTCGAGCAAGGACGAGGAGAAAGACGAAAAGCCGGTGTCCACCTCCGACCGCTGGACGGCCCTTGCCGCAGCCAATGGGTCCATCATGATTGCGGAGCAACGTATCGGCCAGGGGAGTGTGGTGGTGGCCACGGACAGCTACTTTGCCAGCAATGAAGCACTGCTGAAGGAGCGGGCCCCGCAGTTCCTGGCGTGGCTTGTGGGCCCCTCGCGTGAAGTGATCTTTGACGAGTTCCATCTGGGCACGGTGGAGTCTCCCGGCATCATGACGCTCGCCCGTCGTCTGCATCTTCAGGGCCTCTTTATCGGTGGTCTGGTTCTGTTCGGCCTGTTCATCTGGCAGAGCAGCTCCAGCCTGGTGCCTGCGGAGGATGTCGCGGGCAAGGAGTCGGAGGCAGTGGTCTCCGGTCACGGAGCCACCGCAGGTCTGATCAGCCTGCTGCGGAGGGGCATTTCTCGTGGCCAGTTGCTGACCCGCTGCTTCGAGGTTTGGGAGAAGTCCGCTCGTCAGAACGGGGCCGCAGCTTCACGCGTGGCTGCGGCGGAAAAGGTGATGGCACCTGTGAAAGGCATCAAGCTCCCCGTGCGACAGGTGGCGGGCGTCTATCGCCAGATTTGTGAAGCCGTGCACACCGGGCCCGGTCGCAAGCAGGGTGGTGCGTAAGTTTCAGAGGCCTGCTCCGCCCGTCAGCACATACCCTGCAGCTTGGGCGGAGAGGGTGCCCATCCGCTCATAGATGGAAAGGATGTTGGTGCGGCCTTTAGTGCCATGCAGCCGGCTGGAGAGGAAGATGTAGAAACTGCCGGATGCAGGATCGATCCAGAGACACGTGCCTGTGAATCCCGTGTGGCCGTAAGAGCCATCAGGAAACAACATGCCCCGGGGGCGGCTGTAGCTGGAGTTCAGATCCCAGCCGAGCCCCCGCTGGTCGGCCATCGCGGGTGGCGATTGCACAGAGGTCATCAGTTGCACCGTCTCCGGGCGCAAGACTCTGGTGCCCTCGAGCTCCCCCTGCCGCAGCATCATGCGGGCGTATCTTGCCAGATCACCGATGGTGCTGAACAGCCCTGCATGACCGGTCACCCCGCCCATGCGGCGGGAGGTGGGGTCGTGCACGACGCCACGGAGGAGCTGGCCGTTCTCGTCATTCTCCGTGGGGGCGATGCGTGGTTTCAGAGCATCTCCGGGCACATAGGTTGTGTCCTTCATCCGCAGAGGATCAAAGACATGCTGTCTGGCAAACTGGTCCAGCGGCTGTCTGGCCACGC contains these protein-coding regions:
- a CDS encoding DUF4339 domain-containing protein, which translates into the protein MNWYYSVEGHALGPVSEEALEKLALEGALVRDTLVWRPELEEWAPLQKLHPDLLERVREAQEKPASVTKATAPVPLDVPSSDAAANGGSPGESHREKPGLFGRLFGRERN
- a CDS encoding RDD family protein, translated to MNWFYSDNGQQKGPISDMELTTLVRGGTLPTSALVWREGLPDWQPLSQVRPDLTQVSPATPTIGGVPVYDKGLLLQQMREGVVTEATHPGAMEYVGFWWRFLARFIDYIVVSVGSCLLFLPIAFGLGMASASGGDTAGAAGIQIIGQLVMNFLQLVIWAGYYTWMTGKYSATLGKLALGFKVVNADGTKPSYLRSLGRFAADYLLSGLILGIVVFVLLMLVMALGFGGFRSLMESNEEAFAGGIAFGVIASLFVGFLLGSFPWWMAAFDPEKRALHDRICATRVVRK
- a CDS encoding DUF4129 domain-containing protein: MAHRQPSTLPTLITLLEEATHLLRRSPASAWLTYYASTIPFALYLFYFLNDMSRSASAGAHVMESSLVLALLYGGMKVGQALYCDQLEAVVQGRTQPGSLPFRGWCRLVASQMLIHATAPWVLVIALLAMLPFPWTYAFYHNVTILSVDHFRKGGTTRELVRIAARQSHLEWLQNATTIGIIKLVAFLMYLNVFIGFGMGAMLLKSFTGIENPFSMNWMLLFSTGIQGLLVMICYLGINPLVKSIYILRCFYGESRTTGADLAVILRRITSLRAATVGVTLLLALGSFAAVTPAAAQSTAAAPAPSTEPGRGGELSQNIESVLQGSEYQWRMPRDGGPKVEEESSWLASGFKELGAWINSMLEHIGNAIGDLIDWLFGGKEMPDMPTDAPGGSAWMAMMPKFLIVLAVVLVLGVLWLFYRNWRQSRLTQVVEAEAAPAEIDLESEHVVATQLPENEWLRLAREKMEAGELRLALRALFLATLAHLGEKRMLQISGTKSNGDYVREINRKARGHEDVQASFLRQVRTFDRVWYGWHEVTQELMTSFQEEHERITRHAA
- a CDS encoding DUF4350 domain-containing protein, translating into MQRNNAVPVVILVLLGCFAVWCLSSIIGRRFSAGDAYPPYSSLRSDPLGSRVLFESLDRLDGTQALRNYRSLDKLEGGPGQTLLLLRLTPEVFASREFNGKDVQAFAARGGRVVITLDGQVGNWKEMENRVDKRRDENAERREREQREERRKEREKKREREQAAKKDAPAQPADKNGEDQRKHEELQERMAWLLKSRSLKAVLGLTVERQNFVMTAKGAIELEKSPQLPLKDGELPAWYSRTSLKFEEIPEKKPAVDDKAEDKVEDKAEASSKDEEKDEKPVSTSDRWTALAAANGSIMIAEQRIGQGSVVVATDSYFASNEALLKERAPQFLAWLVGPSREVIFDEFHLGTVESPGIMTLARRLHLQGLFIGGLVLFGLFIWQSSSSLVPAEDVAGKESEAVVSGHGATAGLISLLRRGISRGQLLTRCFEVWEKSARQNGAAASRVAAAEKVMAPVKGIKLPVRQVAGVYRQICEAVHTGPGRKQGGA
- a CDS encoding serine hydrolase domain-containing protein; its protein translation is MLFSRRRWLHTAALASLSGTRALRASPAPQPLVRSRLDEIQAMLVEAVKNRQLPGAEWWIEKQGVVASGFHGSRARVPSVEPLTADTIFDLASLTKVVATTPSVMLLYEQGRLDINDRVCRHLPEFTGSGREFITIKQLMTHTSGLRPGITLNPPWTGWAAGHQLIITTEPFHLPDAEFRYSDINFLLLGELVSRVARQPLDQFARQHVFDPLRMKDTTYVPGDALKPRIAPTENDENGQLLRGVVHDPTSRRMGGVTGHAGLFSTIGDLARYARMMLRQGELEGTRVLRPETVQLMTSVQSPPAMADQRGLGWDLNSSYSRPRGMLFPDGSYGHTGFTGTCLWIDPASGSFYIFLSSRLHGTKGRTNILSIYERMGTLSAQAAGYVLTGGAGL